CGCACAATGCGCTGCCGAGGGAGGGACGCTTCCTGCGCGGCGTGAGGGCGGGGGCCGGGGAGCACGGGGGGATCCCTTCCGCCCCTCCCTGGTGGGCACGCGCCAGGCTCGGGCGGGTCCCCGgccctgctggcacccagcTGGGGGCCGAGGCATTTCGGAGGGCACGTAggagtgggatgggatgggtggGGATGGGTCCTTGGGGTGGGGGTCCCTCTGTGACCGCTGCCTGTCGCAGGGGGGGTTCCCCAGCCGGCTGCAggtggtgctggagctggagggAGCGCAGCTgatgctggagctggagcaaaactggtgagggggggggctggtgggggcagggcaggggtggGAGGAGTGGGGTGGAGGTCCCGTGGGCCCCGTCTCCATTTGTGgtttgtgtggggtgggggtccCGTATCCCCCAAGGAGGGTGCAGGGTGGGGGATCCAAgggccccatccccacccatGACGCATGTGGGTGAGGGTCCCGTCTACTTCCATGGTGTGTGCAGGGTGGGGGTCCCGTGAGCCCCGTCCCAATCTGTTATCcatatggggtgggggggctggggtTGTTGTCTCCATCCATGGACACGGAgcaggatggggggggggatcTTGGGGACCCTGTCTGCGATGTGCTCGGAGCAGGGCGAGCTGGGGGACCCTGGCTTGGGGCTGACACACTCCTCCGGCAGGGATCTGGTGCTGGGCACCGGGGCGCTGCTCTACTACCTGCCCAACGGCACGCGGGTGGTGCAGGAGGCCAGCAGGCAGGTAGGACCTGGGTGCCCTGCATCCCCGAGCCCTCCCCGTCCCCAGAGGGCCCCCAGCACGGGGCCAGCCCCTAAACCCCGctctctgctgcaggagcactgctgCTACCGAGGGAACGTGCGAGGTTTCCCCAGCTCCTGGGCCAGCCTCTGTGCCTGCTCCGGACTCAGGTGAGCCCCCAACCCCGGTGGTCCCCGAGCCTGGCTCGTGCTGTGCCGCTGACGCCTGGTCCCCTCCTGGTCCCCTCCTTGCAGTGGCCATTTCCGAGTGGCAGAGAACAGGAGCTACGGGCTGGAGCCGGACACCAGCGGCCCCCCGGGGAGCCACATCTTGTACCGGCTGCGGGAGGTCCGGCTGGCACCGAGGGCCTGTGGGCAGGGCCCCCCGGAGCCTCCCCCGGTGGAGGTGGAGACGGAGCCGCCCCGGCTGCAGAGGGTAAGGTGGCCTTGGGGGTCCTCCCCCACCAGAGCAGGGTCCCCTCGCTGCTGCCCTGACCCATTTTTGTCCCCCAGGGCAAGCGGTCGGTGGCGGAGCCGCGGTTCGTGGAGCTGGTGATGGTGCTGGACCACGCTGCGGTGAGTGCAGGACGGGTGGGTGCCCggtgccgggggctgccccctcccctgctGATGCCCTTCCCTGCGCCCGCAGTTCCAGAACTACCCCGACCTGAACCGTGCCCGCACCCGGACCCTGGAAATTGCCAACCAGGTGGACACGGTGAGTTGAGCCGGGCCCCTGCCACGCCGTCTGTGTGTCCTCGTGTCATCCCCTTGCTGCTGCGGGGGTCCCTGACCCCCCTCCTCCGTGCACCCCAGTTCTTCCAGCCGCTGGGTGTGCGCGTGGCCTTGGTGGCAGTGGAGGTGTGGAGCGAGGGCGACAGGTTCGAGGTGGGGCGCAGTGCCCGGGCCACGCTGGAGCGGTTCCTGCGGTGGcgccaggaggagctgctgccccggCTGCCCCACGACAACGCGCAGCTCCTCACGTGAgtgacggggacggggacaaggggacggggacagggcagGGCGTGCAGGCGGTGTCAGCCCCGCTGAGGCTCGTGCTCTCTCCCCAGGGGCTCCAGCTTTGACGACGTCGCGGTGGGGATGTCGGTCCAAGCCTCCATGTGCTCGCCCACGCGCTCCGGGGGGGTCAGCATGGTCAGTACCCCCgtgtccctctgtccccctgctgcccccccgtCCTGAGCCCCTGCTGTCCCACAGGACTACTCGGTCAGCGTCCTCGTCATCGCCTCCACTGTGGCCCATCAGCtggggcacagcctgggcaTGGGCCACGACGGCGTCGGGCGCTTCTGCGAGTGCAGCAACCTCTACCACGACCACGGCTGCATCATGGACTTGCCCACGGGGTGAGAGCCGCAAGGGGGGCTCTGGGAGAGGGTGGGAGGGTGGCAGGtgcccccctgccctcctcacTGTCCCCTCTGCGTCCCCGCAGGCTCACACCCGGCTTGAGCTTCAGcaactgcagccagcaggacctgGAGCgcagcctggggcaggggctgggctggtgcCTCTTCAACGTGCCCGAGCCCCAGCAGCTGGCCGAGAGCCCCCGCTGCGGGAACCGCTTCCTGGAGCCGGGCGAGGGCTGCGACTGCGGCCTCAGCCTGGTACGGGGGCGTGGGGGGCACCAGCTGAGCCCCAGCTGCCTTTGCCCTGGCTTAAGTCTGTACCCAGGAGCTGTGCGTCCCGGCCccgctgtggggctggggtggcagcGAGGGGGGGGTCCCACCGTGTGCTCACCACAGTCCTGTGCCCACAGGAGTGCACCGACCCCTGCTGCAACAGCAGCACCTGCCAGCTGGTGCCCGGAGCGCAGTGTGCCACAGGGGACACCTGCTGCCATGACTGCCAGGTACCTGGGGAGGGGTCCGGGACCACCACCCGCCTCCCAGCCCCTCCGCAGGGATGTTTTTTCTTGGGGTGCCACCCCCGGGGGCACAGTGGGATCCCTGCCCGTCTGACTTTGCCCCTCTGCAGCTGCGCCGTGCGGGACATCTGTGCCGGGAGCCTCTGGGGGAGTGCGACCTGCCCGAGTTCTGTGATGGGGTCTCACCTCACTGCCCACCCAACGCCTTCCTGCAGGACGGGCAGCCCTGTGCCGGGGGGCGGGCGCGCTGCTACGGCGGCGCCTGTGCCACCTACGAGGggcagtgccagcagctcctggggcca
This Anas platyrhynchos isolate ZD024472 breed Pekin duck chromosome 26, IASCAAS_PekinDuck_T2T, whole genome shotgun sequence DNA region includes the following protein-coding sequences:
- the ADAM15 gene encoding disintegrin and metalloproteinase domain-containing protein 15 isoform X5, producing MARALLLALGVLLAAATGAHGRGAGDSWQQHPAELGHYWYVTPRVLRGERPLRLEEAMQGGFPSRLQVVLELEGAQLMLELEQNWDLVLGTGALLYYLPNGTRVVQEASRQEHCCYRGNVRGFPSSWASLCACSGLSGHFRVAENRSYGLEPDTSGPPGSHILYRLREVRLAPRACGQGPPEPPPVEVETEPPRLQRGKRSVAEPRFVELVMVLDHAAFQNYPDLNRARTRTLEIANQVDTFFQPLGVRVALVAVEVWSEGDRFEVGRSARATLERFLRWRQEELLPRLPHDNAQLLTGSSFDDVAVGMSVQASMCSPTRSGGVSMDYSVSVLVIASTVAHQLGHSLGMGHDGVGRFCECSNLYHDHGCIMDLPTGLTPGLSFSNCSQQDLERSLGQGLGWCLFNVPEPQQLAESPRCGNRFLEPGEGCDCGLSLECTDPCCNSSTCQLVPGAQCATGDTCCHDCQLRRAGHLCREPLGECDLPEFCDGVSPHCPPNAFLQDGQPCAGGRARCYGGACATYEGQCQQLLGPGASPVSSSCMASLNAKGDERGHCGQLANGSYVACAQQDAGCGRLQCRRGGARGGRAEGSCQGTTLPGVEDVSDAAMVLPGTACGPGKVCLQHQCQDVSVLGDQQCRSKCHGHGVCNNHGHCHCEPGWAPPTCESPGAGGSQDSGPAATLERGGSALPTALLLSALLGLALVLGLCCARRAGLHKHLCQLGKGTSCQYRISQPEPPLAGQGPPQRPRPPQWRQATELQVMHSSKAPPSDRPPPPTRPLPADPVAPGTQPPGPAKPPPPRRPLPSDPLGPSLPRSESPPGHPHVTVIPSRPAPPPPAGAPREA
- the ADAM15 gene encoding disintegrin and metalloproteinase domain-containing protein 15 isoform X1 translates to MARALLLALGVLLAAATGAHGRGAGDSWQQHPAELGHYWYVTPRVLRGERPLRLEEAMQGGFPSRLQVVLELEGAQLMLELEQNWDLVLGTGALLYYLPNGTRVVQEASRQEHCCYRGNVRGFPSSWASLCACSGLSGHFRVAENRSYGLEPDTSGPPGSHILYRLREVRLAPRACGQGPPEPPPVEVETEPPRLQRGKRSVAEPRFVELVMVLDHAAFQNYPDLNRARTRTLEIANQVDTFFQPLGVRVALVAVEVWSEGDRFEVGRSARATLERFLRWRQEELLPRLPHDNAQLLTGSSFDDVAVGMSVQASMCSPTRSGGVSMDYSVSVLVIASTVAHQLGHSLGMGHDGVGRFCECSNLYHDHGCIMDLPTGLTPGLSFSNCSQQDLERSLGQGLGWCLFNVPEPQQLAESPRCGNRFLEPGEGCDCGLSLECTDPCCNSSTCQLVPGAQCATGDTCCHDCQLRRAGHLCREPLGECDLPEFCDGVSPHCPPNAFLQDGQPCAGGRARCYGGACATYEGQCQQLLGPGASPVSSSCMASLNAKGDERGHCGQLANGSYVACAQQDAGCGRLQCRRGGARGGRAEGSCQGTTLPGVEDVSDAAMVLPGTACGPGKVCLQHQCQDVSVLGDQQCRSKCHGHGVCNNHGHCHCEPGWAPPTCESPGAGGSQDSGPAATLERGGSALPTALLLSALLGLALVLGLCCARRAGLHKHLCQLGKGTSCQYSAETRVRFLGPEAPDGWSGISQPEPPLAGQGPPQRPRPPQWRQATELQVMHSSKPAVPARPDPPARPLPPDPLTKASQAPPSDRPPPPTRPLPADPVAPGTQPPGPAKPPPPRRPLPSDPLGPSLPRSESPPGHPHVTVIPSRPAPPPPAGAPREA
- the ADAM15 gene encoding disintegrin and metalloproteinase domain-containing protein 15 isoform X9, whose amino-acid sequence is MARALLLALGVLLAAATGAHGRGAGDSWQQHPAELGHYWYVTPRVLRGERPLRLEEAMQGGFPSRLQVVLELEGAQLMLELEQNWDLVLGTGALLYYLPNGTRVVQEASRQEHCCYRGNVRGFPSSWASLCACSGLSGHFRVAENRSYGLEPDTSGPPGSHILYRLREVRLAPRACGQGPPEPPPVEVETEPPRLQRGKRSVAEPRFVELVMVLDHAAFQNYPDLNRARTRTLEIANQVDTFFQPLGVRVALVAVEVWSEGDRFEVGRSARATLERFLRWRQEELLPRLPHDNAQLLTGSSFDDVAVGMSVQASMCSPTRSGGVSMDYSVSVLVIASTVAHQLGHSLGMGHDGVGRFCECSNLYHDHGCIMDLPTGLTPGLSFSNCSQQDLERSLGQGLGWCLFNVPEPQQLAESPRCGNRFLEPGEGCDCGLSLECTDPCCNSSTCQLVPGAQCATGDTCCHDCQLRRAGHLCREPLGECDLPEFCDGVSPHCPPNAFLQDGQPCAGGRARCYGGACATYEGQCQQLLGPGASPVSSSCMASLNAKGDERGHCGQLANGSYVACAQQDAGCGRLQCRRGGARGGRAEGSCQGTTLPGVEDVSDAAMVLPGTACGPGKVCLQHQCQDVSVLGDQQCRSKCHGHGVCNNHGHCHCEPGWAPPTCESPGAGGSQDSGPAATLERGGSALPTALLLSALLGLALVLGLCCARRAGLHKHLCQLGKGTSCQYRISQPEPPLAGQGPPQRPRPPQWRQATELQVMHSSKPPGPAKPPPPRRPLPSDPLGPSLPRSESPPGHPHVTVIPSRPAPPPPAGAPREA
- the ADAM15 gene encoding disintegrin and metalloproteinase domain-containing protein 15 isoform X4, with protein sequence MARALLLALGVLLAAATGAHGRGAGDSWQQHPAELGHYWYVTPRVLRGERPLRLEEAMQGGFPSRLQVVLELEGAQLMLELEQNWDLVLGTGALLYYLPNGTRVVQEASRQEHCCYRGNVRGFPSSWASLCACSGLSGHFRVAENRSYGLEPDTSGPPGSHILYRLREVRLAPRACGQGPPEPPPVEVETEPPRLQRGKRSVAEPRFVELVMVLDHAAFQNYPDLNRARTRTLEIANQVDTFFQPLGVRVALVAVEVWSEGDRFEVGRSARATLERFLRWRQEELLPRLPHDNAQLLTGSSFDDVAVGMSVQASMCSPTRSGGVSMDYSVSVLVIASTVAHQLGHSLGMGHDGVGRFCECSNLYHDHGCIMDLPTGLTPGLSFSNCSQQDLERSLGQGLGWCLFNVPEPQQLAESPRCGNRFLEPGEGCDCGLSLECTDPCCNSSTCQLVPGAQCATGDTCCHDCQLRRAGHLCREPLGECDLPEFCDGVSPHCPPNAFLQDGQPCAGGRARCYGGACATYEGQCQQLLGPGASPVSSSCMASLNAKGDERGHCGQLANGSYVACAQQDAGCGRLQCRRGGARGGRAEGSCQGTTLPGVEDVSDAAMVLPGTACGPGKVCLQHQCQDVSVLGDQQCRSKCHGHGVCNNHGHCHCEPGWAPPTCESPGAGGSQDSGPAATLERALRPGSDSWVQKPQTAGAGSRSRSPPWPGRAPRSAPGPRSGARPRSCRSCTAARPPPRTGRPPPPARCLRTLWRQALSPQVLPSPPRLAGPCPQTPWGLHCHAARAPPATPMSPSSLPGRRRRPPRAPPGRPERGRDRRWNRRAWWGGAGGGLAARLSPPGQ
- the ADAM15 gene encoding disintegrin and metalloproteinase domain-containing protein 15 isoform X3, whose product is MARALLLALGVLLAAATGAHGRGAGDSWQQHPAELGHYWYVTPRVLRGERPLRLEEAMQGGFPSRLQVVLELEGAQLMLELEQNWDLVLGTGALLYYLPNGTRVVQEASRQEHCCYRGNVRGFPSSWASLCACSGLSGHFRVAENRSYGLEPDTSGPPGSHILYRLREVRLAPRACGQGPPEPPPVEVETEPPRLQRGKRSVAEPRFVELVMVLDHAAFQNYPDLNRARTRTLEIANQVDTFFQPLGVRVALVAVEVWSEGDRFEVGRSARATLERFLRWRQEELLPRLPHDNAQLLTGSSFDDVAVGMSVQASMCSPTRSGGVSMDYSVSVLVIASTVAHQLGHSLGMGHDGVGRFCECSNLYHDHGCIMDLPTGLTPGLSFSNCSQQDLERSLGQGLGWCLFNVPEPQQLAESPRCGNRFLEPGEGCDCGLSLECTDPCCNSSTCQLVPGAQCATGDTCCHDCQLRRAGHLCREPLGECDLPEFCDGVSPHCPPNAFLQDGQPCAGGRARCYGGACATYEGQCQQLLGPGASPVSSSCMASLNAKGDERGHCGQLANGSYVACAQQDAGCGRLQCRRGGARGGRAEGSCQGTTLPGVEDVSDAAMVLPGTACGPGKVCLQHQCQDVSVLGDQQCRSKCHGHGVCNNHGHCHCEPGWAPPTCESPGAGGSQDSGPAATLERGGSALPTALLLSALLGLALVLGLCCARRAGLHKHLCQLGKGTSCQYSAETRVRFLGPEAPDGWSGISQPEPPLAGQGPPQRPRPPQWRQATELQVMHSSKAPPSDRPPPPTRPLPADPVAPGTQPPGPAKPPPPRRPLPSDPLGPSLPRSESPPGHPHVTVIPSRPAPPPPAGAPREA
- the ADAM15 gene encoding disintegrin and metalloproteinase domain-containing protein 15 isoform X8 translates to MARALLLALGVLLAAATGAHGRGAGDSWQQHPAELGHYWYVTPRVLRGERPLRLEEAMQGGFPSRLQVVLELEGAQLMLELEQNWDLVLGTGALLYYLPNGTRVVQEASRQEHCCYRGNVRGFPSSWASLCACSGLSGHFRVAENRSYGLEPDTSGPPGSHILYRLREVRLAPRACGQGPPEPPPVEVETEPPRLQRGKRSVAEPRFVELVMVLDHAAFQNYPDLNRARTRTLEIANQVDTFFQPLGVRVALVAVEVWSEGDRFEVGRSARATLERFLRWRQEELLPRLPHDNAQLLTGSSFDDVAVGMSVQASMCSPTRSGGVSMDYSVSVLVIASTVAHQLGHSLGMGHDGVGRFCECSNLYHDHGCIMDLPTGLTPGLSFSNCSQQDLERSLGQGLGWCLFNVPEPQQLAESPRCGNRFLEPGEGCDCGLSLECTDPCCNSSTCQLVPGAQCATGDTCCHDCQLRRAGHLCREPLGECDLPEFCDGVSPHCPPNAFLQDGQPCAGGRARCYGGACATYEGQCQQLLGPGASPVSSSCMASLNAKGDERGHCGQLANGSYVACAQQDAGCGRLQCRRGGARGGRAEGSCQGTTLPGVEDVSDAAMVLPGTACGPGKVCLQHQCQDVSVLGDQQCRSKCHGHGVCNNHGHCHCEPGWAPPTCESPGAGGSQDSGPAATLERALRPGSDSWVQKPQTAGAGSRSRSPPWPGRAPRSAPGPRSGARPRSCRSCTAASPQVLPSPPRLAGPCPQTPWGLHCHAARAPPATPMSPSSLPGRRRRPPRAPPGRPERGRDRRWNRRAWWGGAGGGLAARLSPPGQ
- the ADAM15 gene encoding disintegrin and metalloproteinase domain-containing protein 15 isoform X2, coding for MARALLLALGVLLAAATGAHGRGAGDSWQQHPAELGHYWYVTPRVLRGERPLRLEEAMQGGFPSRLQVVLELEGAQLMLELEQNWDLVLGTGALLYYLPNGTRVVQEASRQEHCCYRGNVRGFPSSWASLCACSGLSGHFRVAENRSYGLEPDTSGPPGSHILYRLREVRLAPRACGQGPPEPPPVEVETEPPRLQRGKRSVAEPRFVELVMVLDHAAFQNYPDLNRARTRTLEIANQVDTFFQPLGVRVALVAVEVWSEGDRFEVGRSARATLERFLRWRQEELLPRLPHDNAQLLTGSSFDDVAVGMSVQASMCSPTRSGGVSMDYSVSVLVIASTVAHQLGHSLGMGHDGVGRFCECSNLYHDHGCIMDLPTGLTPGLSFSNCSQQDLERSLGQGLGWCLFNVPEPQQLAESPRCGNRFLEPGEGCDCGLSLECTDPCCNSSTCQLVPGAQCATGDTCCHDCQLRRAGHLCREPLGECDLPEFCDGVSPHCPPNAFLQDGQPCAGGRARCYGGACATYEGQCQQLLGPGASPVSSSCMASLNAKGDERGHCGQLANGSYVACAQQDAGCGRLQCRRGGARGGRAEGSCQGTTLPGVEDVSDAAMVLPGTACGPGKVCLQHQCQDVSVLGDQQCRSKCHGHGVCNNHGHCHCEPGWAPPTCESPGAGGSQDSGPAATLERGGSALPTALLLSALLGLALVLGLCCARRAGLHKHLCQLGKGTSCQYRISQPEPPLAGQGPPQRPRPPQWRQATELQVMHSSKPAVPARPDPPARPLPPDPLTKASQAPPSDRPPPPTRPLPADPVAPGTQPPGPAKPPPPRRPLPSDPLGPSLPRSESPPGHPHVTVIPSRPAPPPPAGAPREA
- the ADAM15 gene encoding disintegrin and metalloproteinase domain-containing protein 15 isoform X7; the encoded protein is MARALLLALGVLLAAATGAHGRGAGDSWQQHPAELGHYWYVTPRVLRGERPLRLEEAMQGGFPSRLQVVLELEGAQLMLELEQNWDLVLGTGALLYYLPNGTRVVQEASRQEHCCYRGNVRGFPSSWASLCACSGLSGHFRVAENRSYGLEPDTSGPPGSHILYRLREVRLAPRACGQGPPEPPPVEVETEPPRLQRGKRSVAEPRFVELVMVLDHAAFQNYPDLNRARTRTLEIANQVDTFFQPLGVRVALVAVEVWSEGDRFEVGRSARATLERFLRWRQEELLPRLPHDNAQLLTGSSFDDVAVGMSVQASMCSPTRSGGVSMDYSVSVLVIASTVAHQLGHSLGMGHDGVGRFCECSNLYHDHGCIMDLPTGLTPGLSFSNCSQQDLERSLGQGLGWCLFNVPEPQQLAESPRCGNRFLEPGEGCDCGLSLECTDPCCNSSTCQLVPGAQCATGDTCCHDCQLRRAGHLCREPLGECDLPEFCDGVSPHCPPNAFLQDGQPCAGGRARCYGGACATYEGQCQQLLGPGASPVSSSCMASLNAKGDERGHCGQLANGSYVACAQQDAGCGRLQCRRGGARGGRAEGSCQGTTLPGVEDVSDAAMVLPGTACGPGKVCLQHQCQDVSVLGDQQCRSKCHGHGVCNNHGHCHCEPGWAPPTCESPGAGGSQDSGPAATLERGSRSRSPPWPGRAPRSAPGPRSGARPRSCRSCTAARPPPRTGRPPPPARCLRTLWRQALSPQVLPSPPRLAGPCPQTPWGLHCHAARAPPATPMSPSSLPGRRRRPPRAPPGRPERGRDRRWNRRAWWGGAGGGLAARLSPPGQ
- the ADAM15 gene encoding disintegrin and metalloproteinase domain-containing protein 15 isoform X6: MARALLLALGVLLAAATGAHGRGAGDSWQQHPAELGHYWYVTPRVLRGERPLRLEEAMQGGFPSRLQVVLELEGAQLMLELEQNWDLVLGTGALLYYLPNGTRVVQEASRQEHCCYRGNVRGFPSSWASLCACSGLSGHFRVAENRSYGLEPDTSGPPGSHILYRLREVRLAPRACGQGPPEPPPVEVETEPPRLQRGKRSVAEPRFVELVMVLDHAAFQNYPDLNRARTRTLEIANQVDTFFQPLGVRVALVAVEVWSEGDRFEVGRSARATLERFLRWRQEELLPRLPHDNAQLLTGSSFDDVAVGMSVQASMCSPTRSGGVSMDYSVSVLVIASTVAHQLGHSLGMGHDGVGRFCECSNLYHDHGCIMDLPTGLTPGLSFSNCSQQDLERSLGQGLGWCLFNVPEPQQLAESPRCGNRFLEPGEGCDCGLSLECTDPCCNSSTCQLVPGAQCATGDTCCHDCQLRRAGHLCREPLGECDLPEFCDGVSPHCPPNAFLQDGQPCAGGRARCYGGACATYEGQCQQLLGPGASPVSSSCMASLNAKGDERGHCGQLANGSYVACAQQDAGCGRLQCRRGGARGGRAEGSCQGTTLPGVEDVSDAAMVLPGTACGPGKVCLQHQCQDVSVLGDQQCRSKCHGHGVCNNHGHCHCEPGWAPPTCESPGAGGSQDSGPAATLERGGSALPTALLLSALLGLALVLGLCCARRAGLHKHLCQLGKGTSCQYSAETRVRFLGPEAPDGWSGISQPEPPLAGQGPPQRPRPPQWRQATELQVMHSSKPPGPAKPPPPRRPLPSDPLGPSLPRSESPPGHPHVTVIPSRPAPPPPAGAPREA
- the ADAM15 gene encoding disintegrin and metalloproteinase domain-containing protein 15 isoform X10, encoding MARALLLALGVLLAAATGAHGRGAGDSWQQHPAELGHYWYVTPRVLRGERPLRLEEAMQGGFPSRLQVVLELEGAQLMLELEQNWDLVLGTGALLYYLPNGTRVVQEASRQEHCCYRGNVRGFPSSWASLCACSGLSGHFRVAENRSYGLEPDTSGPPGSHILYRLREVRLAPRACGQGPPEPPPVEVETEPPRLQRGKRSVAEPRFVELVMVLDHAAFQNYPDLNRARTRTLEIANQVDTFFQPLGVRVALVAVEVWSEGDRFEVGRSARATLERFLRWRQEELLPRLPHDNAQLLTGSSFDDVAVGMSVQASMCSPTRSGGVSMDYSVSVLVIASTVAHQLGHSLGMGHDGVGRFCECSNLYHDHGCIMDLPTGLTPGLSFSNCSQQDLERSLGQGLGWCLFNVPEPQQLAESPRCGNRFLEPGEGCDCGLSLECTDPCCNSSTCQLVPGAQCATGDTCCHDCQLRRAGHLCREPLGECDLPEFCDGVSPHCPPNAFLQDGQPCAGGRARCYGGACATYEGQCQQLLGPGASPVSSSCMASLNAKGDERGHCGQLANGSYVACAQQDAGCGRLQCRRGGARGGRAEGSCQGTTLPGVEDVSDAAMVLPGTACGPGKVCLQHQCQDVSVLGDQQCRSKCHGHGVCNNHGHCHCEPGWAPPTCESPGAGGSQDSGPAATLERGSRSRSPPWPGRAPRSAPGPRSGARPRSCRSCTAASPQVLPSPPRLAGPCPQTPWGLHCHAARAPPATPMSPSSLPGRRRRPPRAPPGRPERGRDRRWNRRAWWGGAGGGLAARLSPPGQ